A single region of the Eremothecium gossypii ATCC 10895 chromosome V, complete sequence genome encodes:
- the MRPL10 gene encoding mitochondrial 54S ribosomal protein uL15m (Syntenic homolog of Saccharomyces cerevisiae YNL284C (MRPL10)) encodes MFSLLTVRLGSLRGLSSPVQQPARFMSLLGSLRPSEGSTKTYKRVGRGPSSGKGKTAGRGQKGQKARGHVKSWFEGGQTPIYKLFPKLGFTNVHSLQLRTLNLERIMWFHRKGRLPLEEGEVLDMKKMKDFGLVTGTFKDGVKILANGKENFNIPIQIEATRASSEAIKAIEAAGGGFTARYFNRLSLRAHLSPHWFLEKRGRIPLPARPTKKKDINYYSDMNKRGYLVKEQHPLYLEIQRLRALGTVSGGSKRAKKTALEIQLEAMEESAAVAPSAPSKSAIISLQELQQ; translated from the coding sequence ATGTTTTCGCTGCTTACGGTGCGACTAGGTTCACTGCGGGGGCTGTCCAGCCCTGTCCAGCAGCCCGCTCGCTTCATGTCGCTTTTGGGAAGTTTGCGTCCCAGCGAGGGCTCTACAAAGACATACAAACGGGTCGGCCGCGGTCCATCCAGCGGAAAGGGTAAGACGGCAGGGAGAGGTCAGAAGGGTCAGAAGGCGCGTGGGCACGTCAAGTCGTGGTTTGAAGGTGGTCAGACACCCATCTACAAGCTTTTCCCCAAGCTTGGCTTCACAAATGTGCATTCGTTACAGCTTCGGACGCTGAATCTGGAGCGCATCATGTGGTTCCACAGGAAGGGCCGGCTGCCCCTAGAGGAGGGCGAGGTCCTGGATATGAAGAAGATGAAAGACTTTGGCCTGGTCACCGGCACGTTCAAGGACGGCGTGAAGATCCTGGCCAACGGCAAGGAGAACTTCAACATCCCCATCCAGATCGAGGCCACAAGGGCCTCCTCGGAAGCCATCAAGGCGATAgaggcggcgggcggcgggtTCACGGCGCGGTACTTCAACAGGTTGAGCCTTCGCGCACACCTCTCGCCCCACTGGTTCCTGGAAAAGCGCGGCCGTATCCCGCTTCCCGCAAGGCCAACCAAAAAGAAGGACATCAACTACTACAGTGATATGAACAAGCGCGGTTACCTTGTGAAGGAGCAGCATCCTCTGTACTTGGAAAtccagcgcctgcgcgccCTTGGCACTGTAAGCGGCGGTTCAAAGCGTGCAAAGAAGACAGCGTTGGAGATTCAGCTGGAAGCCATGGAGGAgtctgctgctgttgctcCTTCTGCCCCATCCAAGTCTGCCATCATATCGCTGCAAGAGTTGCAGCAGTAA